One Cryptomeria japonica chromosome 9, Sugi_1.0, whole genome shotgun sequence genomic window carries:
- the LOC131077840 gene encoding uncharacterized protein LOC131077840 → MESEKKQRVSQNRDHYAKGRSEAIFSDDIREIQTIDVSEEIEKDINFLKDLAIICRFIGPRTDRKSIERWIEETWKTSQITKFMPKGFFIVVFASEEERQKILEGGLWTMNNKPLYIQKWYRNFNPLKMEPYEKPIWIRLNNLPMEYWSKEGLEKIGRSMGTLMEIDAEITTGNSYLYARMKLVAVRRIPQLIKLRSHDMEWLQAIEIEEEKYFCSICGRRNHDLDKCRNNKNEKKVWRVKQAAGNKKSEELLQITVREQVNENLDKKQSGVSQEAEGNNKKDLEEKACNLESNCQSDIGLEEDEISEEDEDKDELEITDIRNIGQSMVIPIEKGIRGKGQKSNKMKREEEVAEKGFLSVSEFLNRKSTKGVNSSLGKQ, encoded by the coding sequence ATGGAGAGCGAAAAAAAGCAAAGGGTTTCGCAAAACAGAGATCATTACGCGAAGGGGAGGTCAGAGGCAATATTCAGCGATGACATAAGAGAAATTCAAACCATCGATGTAAGTGAAGAAATAGAGAAAGACATTAATTTTTTAAAGGATTTAGCAATCATCTGTAGATTTATCGGCCCAAGAACGGATAGGAAATCAATAGAAAGATGGATCGAGGAAACTTGGAAGACGTCGCAGATAACAAAATTCATGCCGAAAGGATTCTTCATTGTGGTTTTTGCTTCGGAAGAAGAACGGCAAAAGATACTGGAAGGGGGATTATGGACCATGAATAATAAGCcactgtatatccaaaaatggTATAGGAACTTCAATCCATTAAAAATGGAGCCCTATGAGAAGCCAATATGGATTCGATTGAATAATCTGCCAATGGAATACTGGTCGAAAGAAGGCTTAGAAAAGATAGGCAGATCAATGGGAACCCTAATGGAGATAGATGCAGAAATTACGACTGGAAATTCGTATTTGTATGCAAGGATGAAATTAGTGGCAGTCAGGAGAATTCCACAATTGATAAAATTGAGAAGTCATGATATGGAATGGTTACAAGCGATCGAAATAGAGGAGGAGAAATATTTTTGCTCTATATGCGGAAGAAGAAACCATGATTTAGATAAGTGCAGAAATAACAAAAATGAGAAAAAGGTTTGGAGGGTAAAACAAGCAGCGGGAAATAAAAAGTCAGAAGAGCTACTTCAAATAACAGTTAGAGAACAAGTTAATGAAAATCTTGATAAGAAACAGAGTGGGGTGAGCCAGGAGGCGGAGGGAAATAACAAAAAGGATCTTGAAGAGAAGGCATGTAATTTAGAGTCAAATTGTCAAAGTGATATCGGGTTGGAGGAAGATGAAATTTCTGAGGAGGACGAAGATAAGGATGAATTAGAGATAACAGACATTAGGAATATAGGCCAGTCAATGGTTATACCAATAGAGAAAGGGATTAGAGGTAAAGGTCAGAAATCTAACAAAATGAAAAGAGAGGAGGAGGTGGCTGAGAAAGGATTTCTTAGTGTATCAGAATTCTTGAATAGGAAGAGTACCAAGGGAGTTAACAGCTCCCTTGGGAAGCAATGA